Proteins from a genomic interval of Haemorhous mexicanus isolate bHaeMex1 chromosome Z, bHaeMex1.pri, whole genome shotgun sequence:
- the ARRDC3 gene encoding arrestin domain-containing protein 3, protein MVLGKVKSLTISFDCLNDSNVPVYSSGDTVSGRVSLEVTGEIRVKSLKIHARGHAKVRWTESRNAGSNTAYTQNYTEEVEYFNHKDILIGHERDDDNSEEGLHTIHSGRHEYAFSFELPQTPLATSFEGRHGSVRYWVKAELHRPWFLPVKLKKEFTVFEHIDINTPSLLSPQAGTKEKTLCCWFCTSGPISLSAKIERKGYTPGESIQIFAEIENCSSRVVVPKAAIYQTQAFYAKGKMKEVKQLVASLRGESLSSGKTETWNGKQLKIPPVSPSILDCSIIRVEYSLMVYVDIPGAMDLFLNLPLVIGTIPLHPFGSRTSSVSSQCSMNMNWLGLTLPERPEAPPSYAEVVTEEQRQSSLAPLGVCDDFERALPGPLFAYIQEFRFLPPPLYSEIDPNPDQPTDDRPSCPSR, encoded by the exons AtggtgctggggaaggtgaAGAGTCTGACGATAAGCTTTGACTGTCTGAATGACAGCAATGTCCCTGTGTACTCTAGCGGGGATACAGTCTCAGGAAGGGTCAGTCTAGAAGTAACTGGGGAAATTAGAGTGAAATCCCTTAAAATCCATGCGAGGGGGCACGCTAAAGTACGTTGGACTGAATCGAGGAATGCTGGATCCAACACTGCCTATACACAGAACTACACCGAAGAAGTGGAATATTTCAACCATAAAGATATCCTGATCGGCCACGAGAGAG atGATGACAATTCAGAGGAAGGCCTTCACACCATCCATTCAGGAAGGCATGAATATGCATTCAGCTTCGAGCTTCCACAGAC ACCACTTGCTACCTCATTCGAAGGCAGACATGGCAGTGTGCGCTATTGGGTGAAAGCCGAATTGCATAGGCCTTGGTTTCTACCAGTAAAATTAAAGAAGGAATTTACAGTCTTTGAACATATAGATATCAACACTCCTTCATTACTG tcACCCCAAGCaggcacaaaagaaaaaactctctgttgttggttttgtaCCTCAGGCCCAATATCCTTAAGTGCCAAAATTGAAAGGAAGGGCTACACCCCAG GTGAATCAATTCAGATCTTTGCTGAGATTGAGAACTGCTCTTCCCGTGTGGTGGTGCCAAAGGCAGCCATTTACCAAACACAGGCATTTTATGCCAAAGGCAAAATGAAGGAAGTCAAACAGCTTGTTGCCAGCCTGCGTGGGGAATCCTTGTCATCTGGCAAAACAGAAACCTGGAATGGCAAGCAGTTGAAAATTCCACCTGTTTCTCCTTCAATCCTTGACTGTAGTATAATCCGTGTGGAGTATTCACTGATG GTATATGTGGATATTCCTGGCGCCATGGATTTATTCCTTAATTTACCACTGGTCATTGGCACCATTCCTCTACACCCGTTTGGTAGCAGAACATCAAGTGTAAGCAGCCAGTGTAGCATGAACATGAATTGGCTTGGTCTGACACTGCCTGAAAGACCAGAAG cacctcccagctATGCAGAAGTGGTTACGGAGGAACAACGGCAGTCCAGCCTTGCACCCTTAGGTGTTTGTGATGACTTTGAGAGAGCGCTTCCAGGACCACTGTTTGCATATATTCAGGAGTTTCGTTTTCTGCCTCCACCCCTCTATTCAGAA